The following are encoded together in the Diabrotica undecimpunctata isolate CICGRU chromosome 7, icDiaUnde3, whole genome shotgun sequence genome:
- the LOC140446652 gene encoding uncharacterized protein — MAVFGLQSSNTNDEISRYQVDRYVNYNEAIWRIFAFPIHERHPTVIHLAVHLENGQRVYFTASNATQRAETPPATTLTSFFAICQNDQFARTLLYSEMPRYYTWNASSKNFQRRKQGDAVPGYPDVRSTDALGRMYTVHPKNDECFYLRLLLVNVRGPTSFETLRTVNGVIFPTYRAACEELNLLENKTHWDTTIAEAIISASPSKIRTLFAIIISTCFPSNPCNLWHKYKDSISEDILHQSRVSSRNHDIEMNE; from the coding sequence ATGGCGGTTTTTGGATTGCAATCCTCAAATACCAACGATGAAATTTCACGCTATCAAGTTGATCGTTATGTGAACTATAATGAAGCGATTTGGCGTATATTCGCATTTCCAATTCACGAACGTCATCCTACTGTTATACATTTGGCGGTGCATCTGGAGAATGGTCAACGAGTATATTTCACGGCTTCGAATGCTACGCAACGTGCTGAAACACCTCCAGCAACTACATTGACCAGTTTTTTTGCAATCTGCCAAAACGATCAGTTTGCACGAACTTTGCTTTACTCGGAGATGCCACGCTATTATACTTGGAATGCTTCATCCAAGAATTTTCAAAGACGGAAGCAAGGTGATGCGGTTCCTGGGTATCCAGATGTGCGTTCTACTGATGCTCTTGGTCGTATGTATACAGTTCATCCAAAGAATGATGAATGTTTCTATTTGCGGTTGTTGCTGGTAAATGTGCGTGGGCCAACTTCATTTGAGACACTACGAACTGTTAATGGTGTAATATTCCCAACATATCGTGCTGCATGTGAAGAATTGAACTTATTAGAAAACAAGACCCATTGGGATACGACAATCGCTGAAGCCATTATCTCTGCATCTCCAAGTAAGATACGCACATTATTCGCTAtcataatttcgacatgttttccaTCAAACCCATGTAACCTGTGGCACAAATACAAGGATAGTATATCAGAAGATATTTTACATCAAAGTCGTGTCAGTTCCAGAAATCACGATATTGAGATGAATGAATAG
- the LOC140446654 gene encoding uncharacterized protein has product MPAPNREINDAFNRELEREREYNHQELDLVVQRNVPLLNYQQKEVYDTLMKAIADENGGLYFLHAPGGTGKTFLMSLVLATVRARSNIAVAVASSGIAATLLEGCRTAHSAFKLPLNLQTIEEPTCNIAKHSAMAKVLAASKIIIWDECTMAHKRALEALNRTLKDLRNDWRCFEGAMILLSGDFRQILPVIPRSTAADEINACLKSSNLWRYVKKLQLTTNMRVTLLNDTSAEDFSEQLLTIGNGQVPVDESSGLISFPNNFCNFVSSKDELINNVFPNIISNYKNNEWLSERAILAAKNKDVDDLNYIIQNKIIGTMHSFKSIDCVTNEDEATNYPIEFLNSGRAWLTTAQFTPKGWLRSNHASKHKPTKTVQRYAFGG; this is encoded by the coding sequence ATGCCAGCGCCAAATCGTGAAATAAATGACGCATTTAATCGAGAATTGGAACGGGAACGTGAATATAATCACCAGGAATTAGATTTAGTAGTTCAAAGGAATGTACCCCTGTTGAATTACCAACAAAAGGAAGTTTATGATACTTTAATGAAGGCAATCGCTGATGAAAATGGTGGTTTATATTTCCTACATGCCCCTGGTGGAACTGGCAAGACATTCCTTATGTCATTAGTTTTAGCAACTGTTCGGGCGAGATCCAACATAGCGGTTGCAGTTGCTTCTTCTGGAATAGCAGCCACATTGTTAGAAGGATGCCGTACGGCTCATTCAGCATTCAAATTACCGTTAAATCTTCAAACTATTGAAGAACCAACGTGTAATATTGCAAAACACTCAGCAATGGCCAAAGTTTTAGCGGCATCGAAAATCATCATCTGGGACGAATGCACAATGGCGCATAAACGTGCATTAGAAGCACTTAACCGAACATTAAAAGATTTACGCAATGACTGGAGATGTTTTGAAGGAGCAATGATTTTACTGTCTGGTGATTTCCGCCAAATACTGCCAGTAATTCCAAGATCTACGGCTGCCGATGAAATAAACGCTTGCCTCAAATCGTCAAATCTATGGCGCTATGTAAAGAAACTGCAGCTGACAACAAACATGAGAGTTACATTGCTTAATGATACATCTGCTGAAGATTTCTCGGAGCAATTGCTGACTATCGGTAATGGTCAAGTACCTGTCGATGAATCGAGCGGATTAATATCATTTCCAAataatttctgtaattttgtCTCATCAAAAGACGAACTTATCAACAATgtatttccaaatattatttctaactaTAAAAATAATGAATGGTTGAGTGAGCGAGCAATTTTAGCGGCTAAGAATAAAGATGTAGATGACCTGAActacataattcaaaataagatCATTGGAACAATGCATTCATTCAAATCTATTGACTGCGTCACAAATGAAGATGAAGCCACCAACTatccaattgaatttttaaactctGGACGTGCCTGGCTTACCACCGCACAATTTACGCCTAAAGGTTGGCTCCGTAGTAATCATGCTTCGAAACATAAACCAACCAAAACTGTGCAACGGTACGCGTTTGGTGGTTAG